TTTGGATAAGTCAACCTCTACGCCCTTGATTTGTTTGTTCAGAAATACCGCCATCTCAGCGGGGCTGTAGCCACACAGCAAGCCGCACAAGTGCCTTTTTTCCACGGGTGTCAGCCCTCTTCTGGTGTGGGGGGCAAATTCTAGTTTGGCGTTTGCCAAGTCGCTGTAAAGCTTTTCGATGTCCCAGTCATGGATTGCCCGTGTAAATGGCTCTTCGGGTCGATCGAGGTTTGAGGGTGTCATTTGTGGCAGTCGCGATCGGGTTCCTAGTCAAATTCCTAACCAAAATCCTAACATTCGCTGTGCGCGATCGAACTGCATTCACCGCTAATCTATTTTTAACACAGCAAAAAGCCAAAAGAGTTTCGGGTTAAAAATACCTTTTAATCCTAACCTTGACAGTTTGCCAAACAATTATACATTAACGGAGAAATAGAAAATGTCTGGAATTGCGATCGGCTTATTTTTTGGTCTGGGTTTTCTTTTAACTATTGTTGGTTCTATCTGGGGATTAGTTCAAGCCTTCCAAGAGGACATTGTTTGGGGATTACTTTACTTCTTTGTCCCATGTGCTGGCTACGTTTTTTATGCGAAGAAATGGAGTAATCTAAAAATCAGAAAAACCTTTTTAATTCAATGTGCTGGATTATTCATGTTTGTATTGGGAGGTATTACTACAGCAATTTTTCCACCCCCAGTATCACCTAATGTAGATCCGGGTTCTAACGAGCAATCGCCCTCTGCTTTTCCTTCGGATTTCAACACTTCTCCATCACCTAACAAATCGCCTGCTCCCAAACCAAAATCATCTCCTTAAGTTTGTGCAGCAACCCTTCGGAGCTTAATTCTGTGCTTGTTGCTGCTCAACCATCTGACTTGAAGCAATCGATTTGCCAAACAACTATATATCAAACGGAGAAATATAAAATGTCTGGAATTGCGATCGGCTTATTTTTTGTTCTCGGTATTCTTTTAAGTATTGTTGGTTATATCTGGGGATTAGTTCAAGCTTTCCAAGAAGACGTTGTTTGGGGATTGCTTTACTGGTTCATTCCATTTGCTTCATTAGTTTTTTATATTAAAAAATGGAGCAATAAAAAAATCAGAAAAACATTGTTTATTCAACTTGCTGCATGGCCAATGCTTTTATTATCAGGGATTATTACTATGGTCACTTATGGGACAGAGTTTACAAAAATGTCTCAGTCTGGAACCATAACCATAAGCGAAGGATCTAGCGAGCAATCCCCCTCTTCTTTTCCTTCAGATTTCAGTATTTCTTCATCACCAACTCCAGAGCAATCTCCTAGTTCCGAGTCATCCCCTCAACTTTCACCAGCACCTATTCCTGAGCCTACTTCTGGTACTGTTGGCGCTCAACTATATGACTTCACAAAATCAATGAAACTCGGCTATGCCTACTACGGACAGGGAGACTATCAAACAGCTTTAATCAATTTTAACAGAGCTTTGCAGGTACGCCCTAGCAATACCTATGCTGTCAAGGCTGTTGAGAATACCAAAAGTGCGATCGTCCAAGGCCGTGTCAAATAATTGTTCCATGATAAATTGCGTACAGCGGAGAGATTAGTAATTCAGGTTGTTTGTAAAAGTAAAAGGATAAACGGATGAAAGTTCTCAGCCAAACACCAGATGAACTAACAATTCAAACTTCTAGCATTTGGGATGGTTGGCGATTAATCTCTCCCTTCATTATCATTGGATTATTGCAGATTATCTTTGCATCAAATTGGATAGGTGGAGGTATCTTTCTATTATTCTCGCTGTGTTTATCGGACGGCGCGATATCTGAAATCTATATCTTTGATAGAACTTTGTGCAAAATGACGGCTAAACGACGGAGTTTGTCGCGCGGGGATGTTACCGAACGCTCAAATCGCGATATTTGTGCGGTGGAATTAGGCGAAATAGAAGATAGTGAGGGAAATTCTAGTTACTATGTTGAATTGTTAATGTTGGGGTGCGATCGCATCTATTTGAGAAGCAATTCAGTAACAGAAAAATGCGAAATAGCTGACTTGATTCGCACCTATGTCTCGACGAGCGATCGTCGCAATCAAGCAATATTTTTGCCAAGCAAGTGCACCGGAGGTCTTGTCAAATAATCTGTATATGATAAAATCAAAACAACACAAAAATCATAGATTCAAGTTGTTGTTTCATCAAAAAGATGAATTCATGAAGATTATCAGCCAAGCCTGCTTTTTACTGAATCTGTTGTATAGGTTGCCCTTTATTTTGGCAGAAATATGGATTATTATTTAGCAAATACAACTATAACTCAATACGGTTTACTTAAGATTGTCATTGCGAGGAACGAAGCAATCGCAGAGTTGATTTTTCATCGTGTTTTACCCCTAGGAGGGTCTTAAGTAAACCGTATTGAACTATAACTTGCCAACGAATAGAAGCTAAATAAGGCAATTGTAAACTCACAGAATCGAGCTTGTCGGGTTCAAAGACTCAAGAAATATCTCTGGATAATTTAGTGGGATGCAAAGTTATGCCATGTAGAAAAAAGCTTACTACAATAGAATTGTTGGGTTGGTTTCGTCCACCCCAATGTGTAAGGTGCGTCGCTATCAGATCTGCCGTAAAATTTAGGGATTGTTCATAGCGGCGCACCCTACAACTGAGGCCCTCAAGGGTATTGCGGATACCAAAAAGGCGATCGCCCAAGCAAAGGCTAAATAATCTACATACACATCCACTTAAAATCAATTCAACATAAAATTATGAAACAGACATCAGACAAACTAGAATTCGTAGAAATGTTCGCATTTTGGATGCCGCTATTTGTTGGGGGAGTTTTTTTTGTAACTGGTTTATTTGTGGGTTCGTCTTCCGGCAATTTTTGGGTTTATTTATTCGCTCCACTTGGCTTGATTATTATGATATTAGCAGAGATCGAGACAATTACCCTTGACAAAAATCTCGGTCACATGACTATCAAGCGGCATCAACCACTGATTACCAAAAAGAAAATTATCAAGCATCTACTTCAAGATATTTCAGGTGTGGAAATACAGGGGACATCAAGTAGCGAGGGCAATACCTATCGCGTCTGTCTGGTGTTGGACTCAGGTAAGCGACGTGTTCCTCTAACTTCTTCGTTCAGCACTGGTTTAGGAGACAAGGACAAAAAAGCCGAAATCATTGCGACATTCTTGAATATCCGAAATTACGGTCTTGACGGCTTTCCCACAGACAACTCTAATGAACTTAAATGGGACAGTATAGAAGAGGAGATTACCCACTGGAAAACAGCAATTAAAAGTGATTCCAATGATGCTGATGCTCACATGAAATTGGGATTAGCTTTGATGCTTCAAGATGCAACCAACAACAAAGAAGAAGCAATGGGCTATCTAAAAGAAGCCCAGACTTTGTTCAAAGCTCAAGGCTATGACGAGGAAGCTACGCAGGCTTTACAACTTTACAGTGTGGCTTATTGGGGAATGATGGGAAAGTGAGGTTCAGATTATCAAGATTGATGCACTTAGACTCAAGAAACCGGGTTTTTTGCCAAATCGCCGGCTGAAACGAAGTATTTCCAGAAAAACCCGGTTTCTGGGCTGCATTTTCAAGAATACAATTATGACTTTTATGAGGTTAATCAATGACATTTATGAATTGACCTAACAAGAAAACTGTTGAATAATTGTAGCTAGTAACTTAGCTATAAAACATTGATAACGAATCAAGTTCTAAATCAACTAATCACACATGAGGAAATATGAATAAACGAATCCTGAAGAAACTTGTTTTTTTATTAATTGCTTCCTTGAGCTTATTTTTCGCCACAGTCACTCATGTAGCAGCCCAAGCAGCACCATTTTACTGGGAAAATGTTAATGTCAACATCGACGTTCAAGCGAACGGAGATATGTTGGTTACGGAAACCCAAAAATATGTGTTTACAGGCAACTATAGTAATCAACGGTCTCGCTATATTCCTTTGGATAAGATTGGTGAAATTAAAGATGTGACAGTTGCAGAAAATAATCAAATAATTGCCAGTACCACTGGGATTGAAAACAATCAACTTTGGATTCGTTGGCAACATGAATTGAAACCACCAGAGTCACATACTTTTGTCGTGAAATATCGTGTGATAGGTGGATTGCAGGTTAATGGTCAAAATACTCAAGTTTACTGGAAAGCCATTTGGCCCGATCGCAAATCCCCGATTAATGCCAGCCAAGTCACAGTTAAACTACCGGATGTTTTAGCAGCCAAAGTCTCTTCCTTCAAAAGCTTTGGGATACCGACAACAGTGCGTCAAGTGGACGGTCAAACCTTTGTATTCACAGGAAACCAAGCACTACCACCCAAACAAGAATTAGAAGTTCAAGTTACGTTTCCTACAGGTATTCTTCAGTTGTCAACTCCATCTGCACAGGCTAGCAATAGTGCCGGCGGTTTCACAATAGATGGTTCCTCTCCACTAGGAGGATTTCTCGGATTCATACTAGGATCGATAATGTTCATAGTATTTACATCACCGATATGGATACCTCTGCTTTTGGTAATGAAAGTTTGGTCTTTTTTTAGCAAAAGATGTCCTAGCTGTAAAAAGCCAACACTAATCAAGAGGACGAAAGTAATCTCTTCGCCAACCCGAAGTAATCATGGGGAGACTAAAAATATTTGTGACTGTAAGAGTTGTGGTTATCACGATGAAAAAATAGTGGTGACAACTTACACAGAGCCTAGTAGTGGTAGTGGAAGCTACGGTGGTGGCGGTAGTAGCGATAGTGGAAGCTACGGTGGCGGTGGTGGTGGCGATAGTGGCGGTGGCGGTGGCGGTGGCGGTGGTGGCGGTGGCGGTGATTAATCAATGTTAATTCAGCTTACTTAATTAACGATTTCAAAAGTTGTCTAACAATTGTCAATCAA
This sequence is a window from Microcoleus sp. bin38.metabat.b11b12b14.051. Protein-coding genes within it:
- a CDS encoding tetratricopeptide repeat protein, coding for MLVAAQPSDLKQSICQTTIYQTEKYKMSGIAIGLFFVLGILLSIVGYIWGLVQAFQEDVVWGLLYWFIPFASLVFYIKKWSNKKIRKTLFIQLAAWPMLLLSGIITMVTYGTEFTKMSQSGTITISEGSSEQSPSSFPSDFSISSSPTPEQSPSSESSPQLSPAPIPEPTSGTVGAQLYDFTKSMKLGYAYYGQGDYQTALINFNRALQVRPSNTYAVKAVENTKSAIVQGRVK
- a CDS encoding DUF2207 domain-containing protein, producing the protein MNKRILKKLVFLLIASLSLFFATVTHVAAQAAPFYWENVNVNIDVQANGDMLVTETQKYVFTGNYSNQRSRYIPLDKIGEIKDVTVAENNQIIASTTGIENNQLWIRWQHELKPPESHTFVVKYRVIGGLQVNGQNTQVYWKAIWPDRKSPINASQVTVKLPDVLAAKVSSFKSFGIPTTVRQVDGQTFVFTGNQALPPKQELEVQVTFPTGILQLSTPSAQASNSAGGFTIDGSSPLGGFLGFILGSIMFIVFTSPIWIPLLLVMKVWSFFSKRCPSCKKPTLIKRTKVISSPTRSNHGETKNICDCKSCGYHDEKIVVTTYTEPSSGSGSYGGGGSSDSGSYGGGGGGDSGGGGGGGGGGGGGD